One region of Chlamydia psittaci 6BC genomic DNA includes:
- a CDS encoding DUF1207 domain-containing protein, whose amino-acid sequence MGRLLRYGCRFCSLVFIGYFSSCVTAGAQEAGRCPDCESFKKAVHRSDQLPENIQESENGCYLTGYVQALVDMHFLDSCTQVVVENNVAYLFSLPVDTVLSNAIIEFIKDLPFIASVEICTRSYQECCKSYREDRPILPKQKALGTEIVCGKEGVWLPQNTILFAPLIADPRQVTNSAGIRFNEKVVGNRVGSAIFGGDFILLRLFDVSRFHGDVDIGIQGGVFSVFDLDHPDSCMVNSDFFVAGLLGFAVDKWSFRLRLWHLSSHLGDEFLLTHPDFPRFNLSDEGIDIFASLHYNPQIRVYGGVGYIISRDLTFPERPLYIEAGAELRPFGLREGNLHAQPIFAMHFRFWEEQHFGIDQTYILGMEWSKFRDVGRKIRAFVEYHQGFSKEGQFVREPCNYYGFRLTYGF is encoded by the coding sequence ATGGGAAGACTGTTACGATATGGCTGCCGTTTCTGCAGTTTAGTATTTATTGGCTATTTTTCATCTTGTGTAACTGCAGGAGCTCAGGAAGCTGGGCGTTGTCCTGATTGTGAGAGCTTTAAAAAAGCTGTTCACCGCTCGGATCAATTACCTGAAAATATTCAAGAATCTGAAAATGGTTGTTATCTTACAGGGTATGTACAAGCCCTCGTAGATATGCATTTTTTAGATAGCTGTACTCAGGTTGTTGTCGAGAATAACGTTGCCTATCTCTTCTCCCTTCCTGTCGATACGGTACTTTCTAATGCGATTATAGAGTTTATTAAAGATCTCCCGTTTATCGCTTCTGTAGAAATTTGCACTAGATCCTATCAAGAGTGTTGCAAGAGTTATAGAGAAGATCGTCCTATATTACCTAAGCAGAAGGCTTTAGGAACGGAAATTGTCTGTGGTAAAGAAGGGGTATGGTTACCACAAAATACGATTCTCTTTGCACCGTTAATTGCAGATCCTCGCCAGGTAACAAATAGTGCGGGCATTCGTTTTAATGAGAAGGTTGTTGGGAACCGAGTAGGCTCTGCTATTTTTGGTGGGGACTTCATTTTGTTACGCCTTTTCGATGTTTCTCGTTTCCATGGGGATGTAGATATTGGCATTCAAGGCGGAGTTTTTTCCGTTTTCGATTTAGATCATCCGGATTCCTGCATGGTCAACTCTGACTTTTTCGTTGCAGGTTTGTTAGGATTTGCTGTGGATAAATGGAGTTTCCGTTTACGTCTTTGGCATCTTTCTTCGCATTTGGGAGATGAATTTCTTTTAACACATCCCGATTTCCCAAGATTTAACCTCAGTGATGAGGGCATCGATATTTTTGCTTCCTTGCACTATAACCCGCAGATACGCGTGTACGGGGGAGTAGGTTACATTATCAGTAGAGATTTAACTTTCCCAGAACGTCCTTTATATATAGAAGCAGGAGCAGAATTACGTCCTTTTGGATTGCGAGAGGGGAATTTACATGCTCAGCCGATTTTCGCTATGCATTTTCGCTTCTGGGAAGAACAGCATTTTGGAATTGATCAGACCTATATCCTAGGTATGGAGTGGTCAAAATTTCGAGATGTTGGCAGAAAAATCCGTGCATTTGTCGAATACCATCAAGGATTTTCTAAAGAGGGTCAGTTTGTGCGAGAGCCGTGTAATTATTACGGCTTTCGCTTAACCTATGGCTTCTAA